From the Spirochaetaceae bacterium genome, the window GCGCAGCAGACCCTGTCGCGCCATCTCGAACGGGTGAACCGGACGCGCAGCAACAGCTCCCGTCAGCGCCGCGCAGTGGCCGACACCACGTTCCTGCCGACGGTCGACCTGCTGTCGCTCGCGTTCGGCATCGACGGGATGCGGGTGGCCGGCATCCGGGAGCGCAAGCAGGGAACCGACCGGTTCATCAAGGAGCTTGCGCCGGCGCTCGACGTGTTCGGCATGATGCTTGACGATCGCGACCTGCGCACCATTTCGACCGCCGCCTACGGCCGTGGCGAGCAGGAGGCGCGGCGCACCCAGGTCGAGGGCGCGTTGATCACACTCGATGCCCGCACCGGTCACATCCTTGCCATGGTAGGCGGCAGCGAGTTTGGCACCGGCAATCAGTTCAACCGCGCCACGCAGGCAAAGCTGCAGCCGGGATCCGCGTTCAAGCCCCTGTACTACTCGGCCGCGATCAGTTCCGGACGCCTTACGCCCGCCACCATGATCACGGATGCGCCGGCGATTTTCGTGAATGACGACGGGACGCCCTACATTCCGCTCAACTACAAGGGCGAGTGGACCGGCCGCGTGCTGCTGCGCACCGCCCTGGCGCGGTCGATGAACGTGCCCTCTCTCAAGGTGCTGGAGGAGATCGGGTTCGACGCCGCCATCGAGCGCGCGAGCCGCATGCTCGGCGTAGAAACGCCGGCGGAGATCGAGGCGACGTTTCCGCGCAAGTACCCGCTCGGCCTGGGTGTGATAGCCATCTCGCCGCTGCAGATGGCGCGCGCCTACGCGACATTCGCCAACCAAGGGCAGGCGGTGTCTCCGCTGGCGATTCAGTACGTCATGGATCGCAACGGACGCATGGTGCTGGAAGTGGAGAAGGAACTGCGTGCGCGGCAGCGGGTGCAGCAGCAGGAACGGCAGATCATGAGCCCCGAGGCGGCGTACGTGATGACCGACCTGTTGCGCAGTACCGTGCAGTGGGGCACGTTGCGCTGGGCGTCGGGAACGGTGGGCGGTTTTCGGACCGACACCGCCGGCAAGACCGGCACGACGCAGAACTGGTCGGATGCCTGGACGGTCGGATTCACCCCGCTGCAGGCCACGGCGCTGTGGATGGGCTTCGACGAGCGCGGCGAGACCCTGGGACTGAACCTTACCGGAGCGACTGCCGCCGGTCCCGCCTGGGCCGAGTACATGAAGGCGGTGGAGCCCGGACAGGCGGTGCAGTTCGCACGTCCCGCCACCGGATTGATCGAGGTCACGGTGAACGCGCGCTCGGGCTTGTTGCCGTCGGGTGCCGAGGGGGAGGAGATCATTCAGGAGATCTTCCTGTCCGGAACCGATCCCAAGGAGCGTGACGGCCTGCTGGCCTATGAGTCCGTACGGCGCGGGGAGATTGTGAACAACCTGCGGCTGGCGATGCGGCGCGTGGACGCGGGCCAGCCGCTCGGCGTGGCGCTCGATCCGCTGGAACCGGCGGGCTCAGCGCCGCCCCTGGTACGGGGAAACGCCGGCACGGCAACGCAGCGCCAACAGCCGCGCGGCGGCAATCCGCTGCTCGATTAGGAGCGTTGGCTATGGAACTTCGTTATTCTGTGGATCATCATTGGGTGCGTCGCGACTCCGAGGAACGCATCACCGTCGGGCTGTCCGATTTCGCCCAACGCGAGATGGGCGAAGTCGCCTACCTCGAGTTGCCGGAAGTGGGCACAAGGGTCGCCGCCGGGGCGGCAGTCTCCGCCATCGAGTCGTTGAAGTCGGCGGGTGAGCTGTACGCGCCCGTCGCCGGCACGATCGTGGCACGCAACGAGGCGTTGGCACGCGGCGGCGCGCGGTTGATCAACAGCGACCCCCTCGGCGCCGGTTGGTTGTTCGTCATGGAAATGGACCACCCGGGCGAATTCGAAAC encodes:
- a CDS encoding PBP1A family penicillin-binding protein translates to MSTAGTRNIRSLDVYERDRPALPTQILDRHGRLITQFFRDQKRDIIRYEELPPHLIQALLTREDRHFFEHRGFRIPDTMRAAWNMVAGRFWSGGSTITQQLAGSIYADRREITIRRKLVELWWAIQLERWLTKNEILERYLNLVYFGEGTYGVEAASQFYFKHSARDITLAEAAMLVIQLNRPGGNSPINHPNRARTLQREILNQMVERGLTTAEEADLSFKQYWDNYDFTRSNRSTAFLERRDAAPYFSEYVRGRLDELMLGSMDVYQDGLIVRTTLDLDYQHAAQQTLSRHLERVNRTRSNSSRQRRAVADTTFLPTVDLLSLAFGIDGMRVAGIRERKQGTDRFIKELAPALDVFGMMLDDRDLRTISTAAYGRGEQEARRTQVEGALITLDARTGHILAMVGGSEFGTGNQFNRATQAKLQPGSAFKPLYYSAAISSGRLTPATMITDAPAIFVNDDGTPYIPLNYKGEWTGRVLLRTALARSMNVPSLKVLEEIGFDAAIERASRMLGVETPAEIEATFPRKYPLGLGVIAISPLQMARAYATFANQGQAVSPLAIQYVMDRNGRMVLEVEKELRARQRVQQQERQIMSPEAAYVMTDLLRSTVQWGTLRWASGTVGGFRTDTAGKTGTTQNWSDAWTVGFTPLQATALWMGFDERGETLGLNLTGATAAGPAWAEYMKAVEPGQAVQFARPATGLIEVTVNARSGLLPSGAEGEEIIQEIFLSGTDPKERDGLLAYESVRRGEIVNNLRLAMRRVDAGQPLGVALDPLEPAGSAPPLVRGNAGTATQRQQPRGGNPLLD
- the gcvH gene encoding glycine cleavage system protein GcvH, whose protein sequence is MELRYSVDHHWVRRDSEERITVGLSDFAQREMGEVAYLELPEVGTRVAAGAAVSAIESLKSAGELYAPVAGTIVARNEALARGGARLINSDPLGAGWLFVMEMDHPGEFETLLSASEYARRTAGDLP